A window from Pochonia chlamydosporia 170 chromosome Unknown PCv3seq00020, whole genome shotgun sequence encodes these proteins:
- a CDS encoding phospholipase A2 (similar to Cordyceps militaris CM01 XP_006670930.1): MKPVFFISALATCVSATPSSTPSAEIVTDELLFNVTLPEFIACRDAKNPSSLDWSSDSCSKSPDNPFKFPFDHGCKRHDFGYRNYKAQSRFTRDNRKRIDLNFFSDLTSLCEAVEANGACRGLANVYYYGVRLFGGQGQTRSIEAEEEDLYRKYVEAQEEYKQLVKEAQAKGKLPILR, encoded by the exons ATGAAGCCGgttttcttcatctcagcATTGGCTACTTGTGTCTCTGCAACTCCATCCTCTACACCCAGCGCTGAAATTGTCACCGATGAACTACTCTTCAATGTCACTCTGCCTGAATTCATTGCATGCAGGGACGCTAAGAATCCCAGCAGCCTGGACTGGTCTTCCGATAGCTGCTCTAAGTCTCCGGACAACCCTTTCAAGTTCCCTTTCGACCATGGTTGCAAGCGGCATGATTTCGGGTACAGGAACTACAAGGCTCAAAGTCGATTTACCAGGGACAATCGCAAGCGAATTGACCTTAATTTTTTCTCCGA CTTGACATCTCTCTGCGAGGCAGTTGAGGCTAATGGCGCCTGTAGAGGCCTCGCCAACGTCTATTACTATGGCGTGAGACTATTTGGTGGTCAGGGCCAGACTAGGTCTAtcgaggcagaggaggaagatCTGTACAGGAAGTATGTCGAAGCTCAGGAAGAGTACAAACAGCTCGTCAAGGAAGCTCAGGCCAAAGGAAAGCTGCCTATTCTAAGATGA
- a CDS encoding cysteine-rich secretory protein family domain-containing protein produces MACALVASRRVSSGQDVRLYGGARDGRVLNLGLQGKYEAAEREYERCHVRFPKQSHPNTTVCLSSEEKKLYDLIIAYRQKQHLESIPVSAKLSQVAQTHVRDLSEQHTFDLQGKCNLHTTCMWTKPQEIAGYKGNGFEIAYFNPGGATAQGGLHGWKMSPAHNSVLINSGVWGKSKWKAIGVGIYKGYGVAWFGEVDDVAPELCP; encoded by the exons ATGGCTTGCGCACTCGTCGCGTCAAGAAGAGTTTCATCCGGTCAGGATGTAAGGCTATACGGAGGAGCTCGTGATGGACGAGTGTTGAACCTCGGCCTACAGGGCAAGTATGAGGCAGCCGAGAGAGAATATGAAAGGT GCCACGTCCGATTCCCCAAACAGTCCCATCCCAATACAACAGTTTGTCTCAGTtcggaagagaagaagctATACGACTTGATCATTGCCTATCGCCAGAAACAGCATTTAGAATCGATTCCCGTCTCTGCCAAACTCTCCCAGGTCGCTCAAACACACGTACGCGATCTTTCCGAACAACATACCTTCGATCTCCAAGGCAAATGCAATCTCCACA CCACCTGCATGTGGACCAAGCCCCAGGAAATTGCCGGCTATAAAGGCAATGGTTTTGAGATCGCGTATTTCAATCCCGGTGGCGCCACGGCCCAGGGAGGACTTCATGGTTGGAAAATGAGTCCAGCTCACAACTCCGTTCTCATCAACAGTGGGGTGTGGGGAAAATCAAAATGGAAGGCCATTGGGGTTGGTATCTACAAAGGTTACGGCGTCGCGTGGTTTGGCGAGGTGGACGATGTGGCTCCCGAGCTCTGCCCTTAA
- a CDS encoding ras guanine-nucleotide exchange protein (similar to Neofusicoccum parvum UCRNP2 XP_007581783.1), with product MVHTVHTNGWTDGTLLASGARGWIPTNYCQAYEPDDMRSLLEALLDLWHLLRSTSFNDRETFRNQEFTRGIIAGVRFLLERTGCLGRESIILQRSDGLRKSRKSLLSELSSLLRIGNRLQEIHNDGLYPPDVENAVDEMILRAFKTVTKGARFVDVLEEDRLARESASGTIIAPIACVRAAEECLVETKAAIERVGDFELVLDGFFLVNDLDTLHIAERKVTTAIAERSDMDRGATESFHGCEPSIGEPAPPILNKIEKPLPTIPSRTVPVQDGGQQSGSPVSSQPLSTNNNTASSVETSAISVTSELLPQLPPPKLTPSLNASKRDAANDSLVIEQDQLASRFNNPALCDVRSSGTNPTSLRSQSQTSSLVPSPGHSVPPGNYHSMTDLCVRDRRPQTDEQDTAEARLLKKTYTRELVFNDEGLVMGGSLLALVERLTTHRSTTDATFGFTFLLTFRLFCTPIKLAQALIDRFDYTSQFPDEARLVRLRVYDAFKDWLEFHWRDPGDRLALELIIPFAKLKLTSVLPSAGEGLWELAKGVSDSRSFVLGHVSSMEKSNRASAKHNPTGTEFPQPMISKSQRRLLTSFRSGANGPTILDFNPLELARQLTIKQIGIFSSIMPDELLASQWTKNGGIDAPNVKAISALSTDLSNLVADTILHYPKIKTRAAVMKQWIKVAHHCLELHNYDGLVAIICSLSSSSISRLRKTWDAVSAKWKEILCHLQEIVEPANNYKVLRIRLRDHVPPCIPFLGMYLSDLIFVNIGNPATRQMSTGVDSDAKGSAGLTVVNFDKHRRTAKIVGELQRFQVPYRLMEIHDLQVWISAQIRRVHERTQDNVHITYYRRSLFLEPRIIEPPW from the exons ATGGTACATACCGTGCACACCAACGGTTGGACGGATGGCACATTGTTGGCATCAGGCGCGAGGGGATGGATACCGACAAACTACTGCCAAGCGTACGAACCGGACGATATGCGAAGCCTCCTCGAGGCTCTACTAGATTTGTGGCATTTGCTTCGAAGCACATCGTTCAACGATCGTGAGACATTCAGAAACCAAGAATTCACGAGGGGCATAATCGCTGGCGTCCGATTCCTCCTG GAACGCACTGGTTGCCTCGGTAGAGAGTCAATTATATTGCAACGCAGTGATGGTCTTCGGAAGAGCCGCAAGTCACTACTTTCCGAATTATCCTCATTATTGAGAATAGGTAATCGACTTCAGGAAATTCATAATGATGGTTTGTACCCACCGGATGTTGAGAATGCTGTCGATGAAATGATTCTCCGAGCTTTCAAGACCGTAACGAAAGGCGCTCGTTTTGTTGATGTGTTGGAGGAAGATAGGTTGGCCCGCGAATCGGCTTCAGGGACCATCATAGCCCCTATTGCATGTGTCCGAGCAGCAGAAGAGTGTTTGGTCGAGACTAAGGCTGCTATTGAACGAGTCGGAGATTTCGAACTCGTGCTTGATGGCTTTTTCTTAGTCAATGACTTAGATACACTACACATTGCAGAAAGGAAGGTCACGACCGCTATTGCGGAACGATCAGACATGGATCGTGGTGCTACTGAATCTTTCCATGGTTGCGAGCCGTCTATAGGAGAACCAGCACCGCCAATACTCAACAAGATCGAGAAGCCACTCCCGACTATACCATCCCGCACCGTCCCCGTCCAGGATGGTGGTCAACAAAGCGGCTCCCCAGTTTCCTCGCAGCCTTTATCTACAAATAATAATACTGCTTCAAGTGTTGAGACTTCCGCGATATCCGTTACATCAGAACTATTACCGCAACTACCGCCCCCTAAACTCACCCCTTCTCTTAATGCTTCCAAGAGAGACGCTGCGAATGACTCCCTTGTTATCGAACAAGATCAGCTCGCTTCGCGCTTTAACAACCCGGCGTTGTGCGATGTCAGAAGCAGTGGAACCAATCCTACGAGCTTGAGATCGCAATCACAAACTTCTAGCCTCGTACCCTCCCCAGGTCATTCAGTACCACCGGGCAACTATCATTCAATGACCGATCTATGTGTCAGGGACAGGCGCCCGCAAACTGATGAGCAAGACACAGCAGAAGCGAGGCTATTGAAGAAGACTTATACTCGTGAGCTCGTGTTTAACGACGAAGGGTTAGTGATGGGCGGCTCGCTTTTAGCTTTGGTCGAACGCCTTACAACGCATCGCTCCACGACCGATGCCACATTTGGTTTCACCTTCCTCCTCACCTTTCGGCTGTTCTGTACGCCAATAAAGCTAGCACAGGCTCTAATTGACCGGTTTGATTATACTAGCCAGTTCCCTGATGAAGCCCGCCTAGTTAGGCTCAGAGTTTATGATGCCTTCAAAGACTGGCTCGAATTCCACTGGAGGGATCCGGGCGATCGGCTAGCCCTGGAGCTTATTATACCCTTTGCTAAGTTAAAGCTCACATCTGTCTTGCCATCAGCCGGAGAAGGGCTGTGGGAACTCGCCAAAGGCGTCTCTGATAGTCGCTCCTTCGTCCTCGGACATGTGTCTTCTATGGAGAAATCCAACAGAGCTTCGGCCAAACACAATCCTACGGGAACTGAATTTCCACAGCCCATGATTTCAAAGAGCCAGCGACGTTTGCTCACCTCTTTTAGGTCTGGAGCTAATGGGCCTACAATTCTAGACTTCAACCCCCTGGAACTTGCCCGCCAGCTAACAATCAAGCAAATTGGCATATTCTCCTCCATTATGCCAGATGAGTTGCTTGCATCACAATGGACGAAAAATGGAGGTATTGATGCGccaaatgtcaaggccatcTCAGCCTTGTCAACCGACCTCTCTAATCTTGTTGCCGATACCATTCTCCACTACCCAAAGATCAAGACCCGTGCAGCAGTCATGAAGCAGTGGATCAAAGTGGCTCATCATTGCCTAGAGCTTCATAACTACGACGGTTTAGTAGCAATCATATGCAGCTTAAGCAGTAGCTCAATTAGCCGATTGCGGAAGACTTGGGACGCCGTATCAGCTAAGTGGAAGGAGATACTTTGTCATCTCCAAGAAATCGTGGAACCGGCAAATAACTATAAGGTCTTGCGGATTCGACTGCGTGATCATGTCCCTCCATGTATTCCTTTCCTCGGAATGTActtgagcgacttgatctttgTTAACATTGGCAACCCTGCTACCAGGCAAATGTCCACAGGTGTGGATTCAGACGCGAAAGGGTCTGCTGGGTTGACTgttgtcaactttgacaaaCATAGACGTACTGCGAAGATAGTCGGTGAGCTCCAACGTTTTCAGGTACCATATAGACTCATGGAGATTCACGACTTGCAGGTCTGGATATCTGCACAGATTAGGCGTGTTCACGAGAGGACCCAAGATAATGTTCACATCACTTACTACCGGAGGAGCCTGTTTCTTGAGCCGCGAATCATTGAACCTCCCTGGTAG
- a CDS encoding casein kinase I isoform epsilon (similar to Aspergillus terreus NIH2624 XP_001209612.1), whose amino-acid sequence MADVKHDTMDRRVGNKYRIGRKIGSGSFGEIYLGTNIISGEEIAVKLESVRAKHPQLEYETRVYKSLAGGVGIPRVRWFGFECEYYAMVLDLLGPSLEDLFNFCNRKFTLKTILLLADQLISRIEYIHDRSFLHRDIKPDNFLMGIGRRSNQVNIIDFGLAKKYREPKTHFHIPYRENKNLTGTARYASINTHLGIEQSRRDDLESLGYVMLYFCRGYLPWQGLQADTKKQKYDRIMEKKMNTPTEVLCRDLPNEFAIYVNYTRSLRFDDKPDYRYLRRILRDVFVREGFRYDYVFDWTVYTYQKNAQAVSPAATLANP is encoded by the exons ATGGCTGACGTGAAACACGACACGATG GATCGTCGTGTTGGCAACAAATACCGCATCGGCCGAAAGATCGGTTCTGGGTCGTTTGGTGAAATCTACTTAGGCACCAACATCATATCTGGAGAAGAGATTGCAGTCAAGCTTGAATCTGTCAGAGCCAAACATCCTCAGCTTGAGTACGAAACCCGTGTCTACAAGTCTCTGGCCGGCGGTGTGGGGATCCCACGCGTCCGCTGGTTCGGTTTCGAGTGTGAATACTATGCCATGGTGCTGGATCTCCTCGGCCCAAGTTTAGAGGACCTCTTCAACTTCTGCAACCGAAAGTTCACGTTGAAGaccatccttctcctcgccgaTCAGCTCATCTCCCGAATCGAGTACATCCACGACCGGTCCTTCCTCCACCGCGACATCAAGCCCGATAACTTCCTCATGGGGATTGGCAGGCGTagcaaccaagtcaacattATTGATTTcggtctggccaagaagtACCGGGAACCCAAGACTCATTTCCATATTCCCTACCGagagaacaagaacttgactGGTACTGCCCGGTATGCTTCCATCAACACTCACTTGGGTATCGAGCAGTCCCGTCGTGACGATTTAGAATCTCTCGGTTACGTCATGCTCTACTTCTGCCGCGGTTATCTTCCCTGGCAGGGTCTACAGGCTGAtaccaagaagcaaaaataTGACCGcatcatggagaagaagatgaacaCTCCTACTGAGGTTTTATGCCGCGACCTTCCCAACGAGTTTGCCATCTACGTAAACTACACTCGCTCCCTCCGATTCGATGACAAACCCGACTATAGGTACCTTCGCAGGATCCTTCGCGATGTCTTTGTTCGAGAGGGCTTTCGGTACGACTACGTCTTCGACTGGACCGTCTACACGTACCAGAAGAATGCGCAGGCCGTTTCCCCGGCTGCTACTCTGGCCAACCCTTGA
- a CDS encoding ribonuclease H-like protein (similar to Metarhizium robertsii ARSEF 23 XP_007816570.2), translated as MDILVKHFEKQKNKHSNNTGFQNAILMAWHAFDKYYFLTDEVPAYAAALLLHPSRRKRYIDVNWNKSWVTAVLPKLQRLWEEKYATAEADRVSPSSEPTHEPDEYDLLEQDLDVVQTSVDDWVSFIEADPVEICTKTALEWWCQEQQRTRYPRLSRTAIDILSVPAMTAEAERVFSGARRQIPWSRANLGSKTIEQMECLKHWLKNGWLDQLNVDLPGERGGEEVEGESGMKWGDSMASCASQDLENPPSDTSLW; from the coding sequence ATGGATATCCTTGTTAAACATtttgagaaacaaaagaaCAAGCATTCGAACAACACTGGGTTTCAGAATGCGATTTTGATGGCGTGGCACGCCTTTGACAAATATTATTTCCTGACTGATGAAGTGCCAGCTTATGCAGCCGCTTTGCTCCTTCATCCCTCAAGGCGAAAGCGCTATATTGATGTAAACTGGAACAAGTCTTGGGTAACAGCAGTGCTACCAAAGCTTCAGAGACTTTGGGAGGAAAAGTATGCAACGGCTGAAGCGGATCGAGTTTCCCCCTCGTCGGAGCCAACTCACGAGCCAGATGAATACGACCTTCTTGAGCAAGATCTTGACGTAGTGCAAACCTCGGTTGATGATTGGGTATCCTTTATCGAAGCTGACCCTGTTGAGATCTGCACAAAGACTGCACTGGAGTGGTGGTGTCAAGAGCAACAACGAACGCGGTACCCGCGCCTCTCTCGTACGGCAATTGACATCCTGTCGGTGCCAGCAATGACGGCAGAAGCGGAGCGCGTTTTCTCGGGGGCTAGACGCCAAATACCTTGGAGCAGAGCGAATTTGGGATCAAAGACAATCGAACAGATGGAATGCCTGAAACATTGGCTGAAGAACGGGTGGCTTGATCAGCTCAATGTAGACTTACCAGGAGAGCGAGGCGGAGAGGAAGTGGAAGGTGAATCAGGTATGAAATGGGGCGATAGCATGGCAAGTTGTGCATCCCAGGACCTTGAGAATCCGCCCTCAGACACGAGTTTGTGGTAA
- a CDS encoding transposase-like protein (similar to Metarhizium robertsii ARSEF 23 XP_007816550.1) produces the protein MHDVSGLDGYRSPPPDGQNRHINQKYTTEEGDFIIYAWYDKKLKWKRIKQDFATIFGRTPERIVQGLQGWCYRMNQRIPLWDQDGWLIFDNEDALGPKHISMNCSERDTQNKPMKPPVEENTSKRTGQLKKSAVRPRILRDENQLTANDWSVLQHFATILGYYEDAVKTLEGDGLIRKRKRGYTGSYGNVWDVINGFEFLLGKLEKYKAMAKDFPDPEQFRIGINMAWEKLDKYYTILDTTPIYYTALALHPAYRWGWFEQAWVHKPDWIRSAKRIVQEVWDESYRDFHIVVASNDEPVAKRQKQYYNAFEEHCEQSRIDSIQTEPLLDDDTIGDEYERWQSIPRLLIPLGYIRVEDDHILKARLQTDSGEWNDAEFDLNEVLGNHEGVIHWDGRDFASSVKNITFSMEGDSQVPILRVVLRTIDGDELPSDVNLAERIGNENGVFVYVEAASVENAVQSEFKSRHPFHDSLFLYLIEAPTSQTAGDVCESHLFDKYPEGWTVEGLPCSLPFAQVEHPAFRDLIRYLRPAADDLLPRSGDTVKTDLQWGYDNKKEFVKRALQNALSSIHIIPDNWASPNGLGVIGFTVQFVTEDHGLQSLVVRIKELEGEHSGEHMAEAIMEFIREYGIATKVGYFMMDNASNMNTMIDKVSDELEQEFDVFYDPLPHRLRCTGHIINLAVMEFLIGKRPRTTGSYGGPSEEEIEEWRKRGAIGKLHNIVVYVTWTPQRLQTFTVLTDGLRLRRDNDTRWNSWYNMVERALRPKVRQAITVFCAQEPALQEDTLTPSDWVTLAEIHKFLEPFHDATMANEGVQNSIADVLPTMDYLLHHIEAAREATTIPHLATMMETAWAKLADYYELTEDSPVYSAATVLNPSFKWAYMEKTWEDKTEWIERAKSRVGQLWRESYKSSSYLPVLRPGSAEEPTTRRLNGYKMWMNEQKATIFNTDDDEYEVYCREPVVMTPDPLKWWLEVAQRRRFPSLSLMAIDILSIAAMSSGTERLFSKLKLTVTDQRGAIDAETLNIVECLRSWDSSALIVPSDCRYVDAASGFNHSDALGREESGGGLDTVEIA, from the exons ATGCATGACGTCTCTGGCTTAGACGGTTACCGTAGCCCACCTCCAGATGGCCAGAACAGGCATATCAACCAGAAGTACACCACCGAAGAAGGTGATTTCATCATCTATGCCTGGTACGACAAGAAGCTGAAGTGGAAGCGTATTAAGCAAGATTTCGCCACTATATTCGGCAGAACGCCCGAAAGAATCGTGCAAGGCCTTCAAGGTTGGTGCTACCGCATGAACCAGAGAATACCCCTCTGggatcaagatggctggtTAATCTTTGACAACGAGGATGCTTTGGGGCCGAAGCATATCAGCATGAATTGCAGTGAAAGAGACACCCAAAACAAGCCTATGAAGCCACCTG tggaggagaatacatcaaaaagaactggccagttgaaaaagtcggctgtccggcctcgaatccttagagacgagaaccaacttacggccaacgattggtctgtacttcaacacttcgcgacgatccttggatactatgaagatgcagtcaagactctagaaggcgacggtttaatcaggaaacgcaagaggggttatactggttcatatgggaacgtttgggatgtgatcaatgggtttgaattcctgcttggcaagctcgaaaaatataaggcgatggcaaaagattttcctgaccccgaacagttcaggatcggcataaatatggcctgggagaaattagacaagtattacactattctcgacacaacaccgatatattataccgccctcgcactccacccggcatacagatggggatggttcgagcaggcctgggtacataagcccgactggatcagatctgcaaaaaggatagttcaagaagtgtgggacgagtcctatcgagatttccatattgtggtggcctcaaatgacgagcctgttgcaaaacgacagaagcaatactacaatgccttcgaagagcattgcgaacagtcccgtatcgactccatacagacagagcctctactggacgacgacacgattggcgacgaatacgaacgatggcaatcgatTCCACGATTGTTGATTCCTCTAGGTT ACATCCGCGTCGAGGATGATCACATCCTCAAGGCGCGACTCCAGACTGATTCTGGTGAATGGAATGACGCAGAGTTCGACCTCAACGAAGTCCTAGGCAATCATGAGG GTGTTATTCACTGGGACGGACGAG ACTTCGCCAGCTCTGTCAAGAATATCACCTTTTCTATGGAGGGTGATAGCCAAGTTCCTATCCTTCGTGTCGTTCTTCGCACTATCGATGGCGACGAGCTGCCGAGTGATGTCAACCTGGCAGAGCGCATTGGGAACGAAAATGGGGTTTTCGTTTATG TTGAGGCCGCGTCGGTGGAGAATGCTGTTCAATCAGAGTTCAAGTCTCGCCATCCCTTCCATGATTCTCTGTTCTTGTATCTCATCGAGGCGCCTACCTCGCAGACGGCTGGAGACGTCTGTGAGTCGCATTTGTTTGACAAATATCCGGAAGGCTGGACCGTTGAGGGCCTTC CTTGCAGTCTGCCTTTTGCTCAGGTCGAACATCCGGCCTTTCGTGACTTGATCCGCTATCTTCGTCCGGCTGCCGATGATCTCCTTCCAAGGTCAGGCGATACAGTTAAGACCGACTTACAATGGGGCTATGACAACAAGAAGGAGTTTGTAAAGAGagctttgcaaaatgctcTTTCTTCGATCCACATTATTCCTGACAATTGGGCTTCGCCGAATGGTTTGGGGGTCATTGGTTTCACAGTTCAATTCGTAACGGAAGATCACGGTTTACAATCGCTTGTGGTGAGGATTAAGGAGCTGGAAGGAGAACACAGCGGAGAACACATGgccgaagccatcatggagttCATACGAGAATACGGAATCGCCACAAAAGTTGGAtacttcatgatggacaatgctAGCAACATGAACACCATGATTGACAAGGTCTCGGACGAACTGGAGCAAGAGTTTGATGTTTTCTACGACCCTCTTCCCCATCGGCTTCGCTGTACCGGCCACATCATAAACCTGGCCGTGATGGAATTTCTCATAGGAAAACGGCCGCGGACGACAGGCTCCTATGGTGGGCCATCCGaagaggagattgaggaatGGAGAAAGCGAGGGGCGATAGGAAAGCTTCATAATATCGTGGTCTATGTCACTTGGACCCCCCAGAGGCTTCAAACGTTTACTGTTCTCACCGATGGCCTCAGGCTACGGCGTGACAATGACACTCGTTGGAATTCATGGTACAACATGGTTGAAAGGGCTCTGAGGCCTAAAGTCAGGCAAGCTATCACCGTATTTTGCGCGCAAGAGCCTGCTCTACAAGAGGATACCCTGACTCCGTCTGATTGGGTAACTTTGGCCGAGATTCACAAGTTTCTGGAACCATTCCACGACGCGACAATGGCCAACGAGGGCGTTCAAAATTCCATCGCCGACGTTCTCCCCACCATGGATTATCTCCTACACCACATCGAGGCCGCCAGGGaggccaccaccatcccccACTTGGCTacaatgatggagactgcTTGGGCCAAACTGGCCGACTACTACGAATTGACAGAAGACTCTCCAGTCTATTCAGCAGCCACAGTCTTAAACCCTTCTTTCAAGTGGGCATACATGGAGAAGACTTGGGAAGACAAGACGGAATGGATTGAGAGAGCTAAATCTCGGGTAGGGCAGCTGTGGAGGGAATCGTACAAGTCATCTTCTTACTTGCCGGTTCTTCGACCAGGCTCAGCAGAGGAGCCAACTACGAGACGACTAAATGGGTACAAAATGTGGATGAATGAGCAGAAGGCGACGATTTTCAACACGGACGATGACGAGTACGAAGTGTACTGTCGTGAGCCTGTTGTGATGACGCCGGACCCGCTGAAATGGTGGCTGGAGGTGGCCCAGCGAAGACGATTCCCTAGCttgtcattgatggccaTCGACATTCTTTCTATCGCAGCTATGTCTTCTGGGACAGAGCGACTCTTTTCTAAATTAAAACTTACGGTAACCGATCAGCGAGGAGCTATAGACGCTGAAACTTTAAATATCGTGGAATGCCTACGTTCCTGGGACAGCAGCGCCTTGATAGTCCCATCAGAT TGTCGCTATGTCGATGCGGCTTCCGGGTTTAATCACTCTGATGCATTGGGACGCGAGGAGAGCGGTGGGGGATTAGACACAGTGGAGATAGCCTAG
- a CDS encoding MFS peptide transporter Ptr2 (similar to Coccidioides immitis RS XP_001244383.1) yields the protein MAGGCIEKSSLDQKLDLTVADAETGPTPDGEEPNEHEKQTLRRVGENLPASAFLIAIVELTERFTYYGAQGLFQNYVSNARDGSDGSKGLGMGAQAATGLNLFFQWFCYVTPILGAIISDQYLGKYKTILIFCGIYWIGLLILWVTSLPVSIENGAGLGGYVTALVVIGFGTGGIKSNIAPLIADQYQRRTMAIKTEPSGERVVIDPAITYQRIYMMFYWCINVGALSLMATPFMEMYKGFWTAFLLCFCMFNVGIAILILRRKSYVVRPPQGQVITDAFRAISMMVTTRTLEGAKPSWRAEHGKSGKVTWDDHFVDELKRALRACKVFVFYPISWVCYGQFSSNFITQASQMQAHGMPNDFMQNFDPLSILIFTPILEKILYPILRKRGHELRPIVRITIGFWLAALCLAYAAIVQKLIYSAGPCYDSPRNCPAGVGSDGKNLPNNVHVAVQIPGYVFIGVSEIFISVTGFEYAYTKAPPSMKSFVQSLYLFTIAFGSAISEGLVPVARDPKYIWVYTGVGVSAFITGCLFWFLFHHYDAQEEAMYALDRDVPVLTLPGQEQAEVPKKKELDAN from the coding sequence ATGGCTGGCGGCTGCATTGAAAAGTCTTCTTTGGATCAGAAGCTTGACCTCACCGTCGCCGACGCTGAGACCGGTCCTACTCCTGACGGCGAGGAGCCCAACGAGCATGAGAAGCAAACTCTGCGTCGTGTTGGAGAGAACCTTCCTGCTTCCGCTTTCTTGATCGCCATTGTGGAGTTGACTGAGCGATTCACCTACTACGGAGCACAGGGTCTGTTCCAAAACTATGTCTCCAACGCCAGAGATGGTAGTGATGGCAGCAAGGGCTTGGGTATGGGTGCCCAGGCCGCTACTGGTCTTAACCTTTTCTTCCAGTGGTTCTGCTACGTGACTCCTATTCTTGGCGCCATCATCTCCGATCAGTATCTTGGCAAGTACAAGACCATTCTCATCTTCTGCGGCATCTACTGGATCGGTCTTCTTATCCTTTGGGTCACATCTCTTCCGGTTTCGATTGAGAACGGCGCTGGTCTCGGTGGTTATGTCACCGCTCTAGTTGTCATTGGCTTTGGTACCGGTGGCATCAAGTCCAACATCGCCCCTCTGATTGCTGATCAGTACCAACGACgaaccatggccatcaagACTGAACCTTCTGGTGAGCGTGTTGTCATTGACCCCGCCATCACCTACCAGCGAATCTACATGATGTTCTACTGGTGTATCAATGTTGGTGCCCTCTCTTTGATGGCTACACCTTTCATGGAGATGTACAAGGGATTCTGGACTGCGttccttctttgcttctgcatgttcaatgttggtatTGCTATCCTCATCCTTCGCCGCAAGTCCTACGTTGTTCGCCCTCCCCAGGGACAGGTCATCACCGACGCTTTCAGGGCCATTAGTATGATGGTTACCACTCGCACACTGGAAGGCGCTAAGCCTTCGTGGCGCGCTGAGCATGGCAAGTCTGGTAAGGTCACCTGGGACGACcactttgttgatgaactcAAGCGTGCTCTGAGGGCTTGCAAGGTCTTCGTTTTCTATCCTATTTCCTGGGTTTGCTATGGACAGTtctccagcaacttcatcacTCAGGCTAGCCAGATGCAGGCCCACGGCATGCCCAACGACTTCATGCAGAACTTTGACCCCCTTTCCATTTTGATCTTCACTCCCATTCTGGAGAAGATTCTTTACCCCATTCTGCGCAAACGCGGTCATGAGCTCCGCCCCATTGTCCGAATTACCATTGGTTTCTGGCTTGCTGCCTTGTGCTTGGCTTACGCCGCTATCGTGCAGAAGCTGATTTACAGTGCTGGACCCTGCTACGATAGCCCTCGCAACTGTCCTGCTGGTGTTGGCTCCGATGGCAAGAACCTTCCCAACAACGTTCACGTTGCTGTCCAGATCCCTGGCTATGTCTTTATTGGTGTCTCTGAGATCTTCATCTCCGTCACCGGTTTCGAATATGCCTACACCAAAGCTCCCCCCAGCATGAAGTCTTTCGTCCAGTCTCTGTATCTCTTCACCATTGCTTTCGGCTCAGCCATCTCTGAGGGTCTCGTCCCAGTCGCCAGGGATCCCAAGTACATCTGGGTGTACACCGGTGTTGGCGTCTCTGCCTTCATCACTGGTTGCTTGTTCTGGTTCCTGTTCCACCACTACGATGCTCAGGAAGAGGCCATGTATGCTCTCGATCGCGACGTACCTGTCCTGACTCTCCCAGGTCAAGAACAGGCAGAGGtcccaaagaagaaggaactTGATGCCAACTAG